From Riemerella anatipestifer ATCC 11845 = DSM 15868, a single genomic window includes:
- a CDS encoding type III PLP-dependent enzyme domain-containing protein — MKIKYSELIDQTLYFPQEEFSYENESLHFHGINLMEVVEKFGTPLKISYLPKISQNIQRAKKWFSEAIAKNEYRNTYRYCYCTKSSHFSFVLEEALKNDISMETSSAFDMDIVRKLYDKGKVTKDIEVICNGFKTDDYLEKISDLINEGFENITPILDNYRELDKLTESIDTTFNIGIRIASEEEPKFEFYTSRLGIGYKDIIPYYSQKIAEHPNARLKMLHFFINTGIKDTAYYWNELFKCLRVYARLKKIAPEVDSLNIGGGFPIKTSLNFDYDYEYMVNEIVSQIKKFCEEEGVEEPNIYTEFGSFTVGESGANLYQIISQKRQNDREKWDMIDSSFMTTLPDTWAISRHFIMLPLNRWEDSYERVFLGGLTCDSDDYYNSEQHTNAIYLPVFSDTKPLYIGFFNTGAYQESISGYGGAHHCLIPQPRHILITKDEEGNFVYELFREKQSPEDVLKLVGY; from the coding sequence ATGAAAATTAAATATTCGGAACTAATAGACCAAACGCTTTATTTTCCACAAGAAGAGTTTAGTTATGAGAATGAAAGTCTTCATTTTCATGGGATTAACCTAATGGAAGTGGTGGAGAAGTTTGGGACACCTCTAAAGATAAGTTACCTACCAAAGATTTCTCAAAATATCCAAAGGGCAAAAAAATGGTTTTCGGAAGCCATTGCTAAAAACGAGTATCGCAATACATATCGCTATTGTTATTGCACTAAATCTAGCCATTTTTCTTTTGTGCTAGAGGAAGCTCTTAAAAATGATATTAGTATGGAGACTTCGTCTGCATTTGATATGGATATTGTACGAAAACTCTACGATAAAGGTAAGGTAACCAAAGATATAGAAGTGATTTGTAATGGTTTTAAAACCGATGATTATTTGGAGAAAATATCAGATTTAATCAATGAAGGTTTTGAGAATATTACACCTATCCTAGATAATTACAGAGAGCTGGATAAACTTACAGAAAGTATAGATACTACCTTTAATATCGGGATTAGAATTGCTTCCGAAGAAGAACCGAAGTTTGAATTTTATACCTCTAGATTGGGGATAGGTTATAAGGATATTATCCCATATTACAGTCAGAAAATAGCGGAACACCCTAATGCAAGGCTGAAAATGTTGCACTTTTTCATCAATACGGGGATTAAAGACACCGCTTATTATTGGAACGAACTCTTTAAATGCTTACGAGTGTATGCAAGGCTTAAGAAAATTGCACCAGAGGTAGATTCGCTTAACATAGGTGGAGGGTTTCCAATTAAAACCTCGCTCAACTTCGATTACGACTATGAGTATATGGTGAATGAGATTGTTTCTCAAATTAAAAAATTCTGCGAAGAGGAAGGGGTAGAAGAGCCTAATATCTATACCGAATTTGGGTCTTTTACCGTAGGCGAAAGTGGTGCTAATCTGTACCAAATTATCAGTCAGAAAAGACAAAACGACCGTGAGAAATGGGATATGATAGACAGTAGTTTTATGACGACTCTGCCAGATACTTGGGCTATTTCTAGACATTTTATTATGTTGCCACTCAACCGTTGGGAAGACAGTTATGAGAGGGTGTTTTTAGGAGGTCTTACTTGTGATTCTGATGACTACTACAACTCCGAACAGCATACTAATGCCATCTATCTCCCTGTATTTAGCGATACCAAGCCTCTTTATATAGGGTTCTTTAATACAGGGGCTTATCAGGAGAGTATTAGTGGTTATGGAGGGGCACACCACTGTTTAATTCCTCAACCAAGACACATTTTAATTACTAAAGATGAAGAAGGAAACTTTGTTTACGAGCTATTTAGAGAAAAACAAAGTCCAGAAGATGTACTTAAACTGGTAGGCTATTAA
- the speB gene encoding agmatinase, producing MKTYAGIPEENASLENSKVMLVTVPYDGTSTWGKGADKGPELFLDASENMELYDIETGTEPYLEGVYLAGEVTEDSSPEAMTEAVYQKTKELLKHEDKLFTLFGGEHSVSIGSIRAVGEKYENLTVLQLDAHTDLRPEFHGSTSNHACAVFEASQKHNLVQVGIRSMDAEEMQYVPKGQCFWAHEIAQNPNWIDEVLEKVSGNVYITIDLDAFDPSIAPSTGTPEPGGLAWYPTLELLKKVFEKCNVVAFDIVELMDSPMAKPTAFLAAKLYYKMLAYYHLANKK from the coding sequence ATGAAAACATACGCAGGTATTCCAGAGGAAAATGCAAGTTTAGAAAACTCAAAAGTAATGTTAGTTACCGTTCCTTATGACGGGACATCTACTTGGGGTAAAGGAGCTGATAAAGGTCCAGAACTATTTTTAGATGCTTCCGAAAATATGGAGCTTTACGATATTGAGACAGGTACAGAACCTTATTTAGAAGGCGTGTATTTAGCAGGTGAGGTAACGGAAGACAGCTCTCCAGAAGCTATGACGGAAGCGGTGTACCAAAAAACAAAAGAACTCCTAAAACACGAAGATAAATTATTTACTCTTTTTGGTGGGGAGCATTCGGTATCTATTGGCTCTATCCGTGCGGTAGGAGAGAAGTATGAAAATCTTACTGTATTACAACTAGACGCTCATACAGACCTTCGCCCAGAGTTTCACGGGTCTACATCTAATCACGCTTGTGCAGTGTTTGAAGCTAGTCAGAAGCATAATCTAGTGCAAGTAGGTATCCGTTCTATGGACGCAGAAGAGATGCAATATGTACCAAAAGGACAGTGTTTTTGGGCTCACGAAATAGCTCAAAATCCTAATTGGATAGATGAGGTATTAGAAAAAGTGTCAGGAAATGTTTATATTACGATAGATTTAGATGCGTTTGACCCTTCTATTGCTCCATCTACAGGAACACCAGAACCGGGAGGTTTAGCTTGGTATCCTACTTTAGAGCTCCTAAAAAAGGTGTTTGAAAAATGCAATGTAGTGGCTTTTGATATTGTAGAACTCATGGACTCTCCAATGGCGAAACCTACGGCATTTTTAGCGGCAAAGCTATATTATAAGATGTTGGCTTATTATCATTTGGCTAACAAGAAATAA